Sequence from the Plasmodium yoelii strain 17X genome assembly, chromosome: 10 genome:
aaaccctgaacccccctaaccctaaaccctgaaccctaaaccctgaaccctgaaccctgaaccctaaaccctgaaccctgaaccctgaaccctgaaccctaaaccctgaaaccctgaaccctgaaccctaaaccctgaaccctgaaccctaaaccctgaaccctaaaccctgaaccctaaaccctaaaccctgaaccctaaccctaaaccctgaaccctgaaccctaaacccctgaaccctaaaccctgaaccctaaaccctgaaccctaaaccctaaaccctgaaccctaaaccctgaaccctaaaccctgaaccctaaaacctgaaccctgaaccctgaaccctgaacctcAGAACTAtaacataaattttattatatacttatattttttcaatttactatttataatatattcccaatttatatatacctcaaaatataaagtttaaaaattaatagtgattaatatgTTAGtataccttatgataaataaattaacgtATATAATGCAACTTCTGTTAATACGAAATAATAGTagctacaattaaaacttaaaaaatattgtatatatagttcgatttttattttattattaaaaatgttagatgcataaaacgtcttttatagatatcgtTGTGTTGTTGGACTTCGGTCGATATTTTATCActacctattatatattagtgatctgtttaattaatcttaaaaacacacatattaatatgaaggtatattatattgtagaCAATTGTTACAAATGAATCATCTTATAATTCATACCCACCCTCACATATAATCCTATTATTACAACATATATTCccgtaatataatttaaatcaaaataacttttactaaataaaatttttcatCGAACAAACAAATCcattgtatattataatccccataattcaatataccCCCTcattaacaagttttatataatagacaattgtcatatataaccaatatttatatatctaatatattattttaatcattttaatcattttaaatctatatattatcacctatttcatattaatcacACTACCCCTGTTTTCCTTCAATATTTACACATCATCTCCAGATTAAACATACACAatcatacatatatttaattataaaaaattaattataaaaaaattaattataaaaaatttaattataaaaaatgtaattacAATATCCCAGAACCATAAATAATCAACCATCAATCATAAACATAACCTTGACCCATAATACATGAACACCTCGACAttaagaatattataattaaaaaacaaattaattacattatatatttcttgacTTTACAACTTtatgtttcattattttatttatattttatttcacgttttatttcatattttacttcatattttatttgtattttttttaactttataatactatattttgttattaaaaggaaaattataatttgcattaatttataaaaaacataGCCGTCAATATTGCtaccaataaataatttttataaaattaacaatcTTGCTAGAAAAATGTTTAGTAAAACTTGTACTAAAAGTGATACAAAATCACAAATGTGTAATTATCACACTATTATTATGATGAGGTAAAAATGTTGCTATTATAGTAGTAttagtaatatataaaattaactgCATTCCTCagattaaattaattattttaatataatattaatattactatggttttttatttattagtgTAAGCAATATGTGATTCCATACGTAATGAGCTGTTTTGTAATTTTAAATTGAGTTTGATcaatcataaaatatgtgTATTCATAAtgctatatttaaaaatatcaattatataattaaagttatttatttttcatattcattatttatgaaagATTCTTTTATTGATGTCGTTTTGTggttgaattatttaaataaaaaatatattagactTATAAATCTGATAAAAGCATACAAATTTgacttttaaataataatttgtattttttaaaataaatatttgttttttatgctttatttgagaaaattatttgcttcaattttaattatatttgttctgTTTTGagttaatttttaattaaaaaaatactaatatatattttaatagttTGTTTGTAAAGTCCCCAAATGAAtaagttttatattcaaattgttTTCTTTCTTTTAATCATCCCCCTAtatgtgaataataaaaccCTTGCAACCGAGCTTTCTCCAAAAAAAGATACAAAAcacaaatcaaaaaaaaataaaaaacgtTATACGTAAGAAAATactacaatatatatattacatatttcattatgaaaatattaaatgtgtACGTCTTTGCAAAAATACAATACCTTTATTTTTGGAcgcattaaaaatatgttcttTTTTAGCTATGATAATACAcaagaaatatatgaaaaaaacaagcACCTATTATATACCGATATCAAAGAAACTAAAAATGCATGCAAAGTTATGAAAGAAGCTTTAAGACAATTAGAATATCATGTTACAAATACAGTTGATTATggattatataatatatattatactgaCTATATGCTTTTtgatgatataaaatatcaatataatacaaatgttgaaaaaaaacaatatatagtTGATAATCCGAATAAGGTATCAATTAACGAACaacattaaaatttataaaccaaattgaaattaaaaaatgattataatatatatatttctctttatttccattagtataataaaataataaacaagtaTTGGAATCCCGATCATGCCAATTTGTTCAATGATGATAATGTTAAAAGTatacaaaacataaataattacccaaattaacatattattgttactatttattcTTTCCCACATATTCAAActcatcatattttaattatatctatgcaattttataatatacttttagGAAAAATTGTCCGTGTATACAATCCAAATTTAGTAATTATACAACAACGTTCCAAAACATGGCCATGGTCTCGtcagaaatatttttatgctatTGCTGCAAAATTTAAAGTAAGGAAACCTTTCCTCTTCTATTTCGTtataaatcatattattcacaataatttatgcaatatatttttattaattttgtagatatcagaaaacaaaattataattgtCATGAGCTcagcaaatataaatgataacaactgtaaaaataaaagaaattttgaaaacataatagtaaaaaatgcaaatttATTCGAAGCTAACATTGATTCTGAAGATGATATTAGaaatggaaaattaaaaaaaatttttgttAACTTAAGTGGACacattattgaaaaaaaaacggaCCGTATTTATGTCACCTATTTCGAATCTATAAGCGGTATACagattttaataataatttatttcaacaattgttaaaaaaatatggtttTAAATAagtgtaaatatttataatttgcaacaaatttaaacattttatatattcacccatttatgttttttttcttaggTTGGTGAACATGGTTCCATTTAACAATAATGCATTGTCGAAAACCTTTAGATTATTTCTCACTTCATAAATaagcatatatttaaatatatttttcagtACCGTATATTAGAGAATTTATGTTAATAGAACGATTTATTTTCATGAAtggtatttatttaaattaccatcataacatatttttttgttttatgattgtttttttcttgtctgttatttgtttatctcttttaatattataatgcaTCTATATGTATTGATTTTTTGAGTAGTACGAATAGAACtgttataacttatgaagaTCTTTCATTTAATCTTATCAcctttttttgtttacaaaCATGGACATCATCTATAAACTAAAATTTGGGGGGATATCCCATATATTTAAACTATTCTTTATTTGCAAGTGATATTTGATCTTAATACCATTATTGTAATTGAATTAATGAAGTGATCATAATGATTCAATGCAAATCTTACGTTATACGCAATAACTTTTTGTATTGCTATTTAAAGCATATAATACCAATCTATTTTATCcacattataataaactaacTAAAACACTCTttcctttaaaaaaaattcatatacattcatagaaaaaataaaaaataaaatataacataaatgtAAACAATATAAGataacaatttatttattttcctaCAATTGTAACATCACGTTCGGAAATTATagtattaaataaaacataaatgtagaataaaaataagcagttaaataaaaatattcataaaatgaGTATTttgtgatatatataattcaatataaccctAAACCCGGAACATTGGAACATTGGAACCCCTTTAATCAACATTTATAAACCCCAaattttatcaaattataaaaaattaaattacaaTATCCCCGAACCTTAACTCAAAACGCAGACTAGTGAACAAAACTATAACTCATAAGCATAACATTGGCCCATAATACATGAACACCTCGACATCAaagatattaaaattaaaaactaaattaattttatgtatgcatatgtgtatatatttcttgACTTTACAATTTATGTTtcgttattttatttatttatattttttataactttatatatactatgttttattattaaaaggaaaattataattgtattaatttataaaaaggcATGGGTGTTAACATTATtaccaataaataatttttataaaattaacaattttgCTAGAAAAGtgttatttagtaaaatttgtattaaaagTGATAAAAAATCACAAATGTGTAATTAccataatatacattttatcATTATGAAGTAAAAAATGTTGTTATTATAGTAGTATTAGTAATATAGAGAATTAACTGCATTTCTCATactaaattaattaatataatattactatGATCTTTTATTTACTAATGTAAGTATATGTGTATTTCCATACGTAATGAActgttttataaattttaggTTGAGTTTGATcaattgtaaaaatataaaatttttgtaTTCATAATCCCatatattaaacatatcatttatataattaaagttatttttgatattcattatttatgaaagATTCTTTTATTGATGTCGTTTTGTGgttgaattatttatattaaaaatatattaaacttatGAATCTGATAAAAGAACACATTTACCGTTTAAAtaatagtttttatattttattggaGAAAATTATTTGCTTCAATTTTAATTACACATCCCCAATTTTCCGagttaatttttaattaaaaaaatactaatgtatattttaatattttgtatgtaaacttcaaaaatgaatatattttttgttcaaattgttttatttcttttaataatcTCCCTATGTGTGAATAAGAACACCCTTGCAACTGAACTTATTccaaaaaaagataaaaaacacaaatcaaacaaatttacaaaacacaaaccaaaaaaaaataaaaaatgttatccTACGTAAGAAAATactacaatatatattatatatttcattatgaaaatattaaatgtgtACATCTTTGCAAAAATcttataaatacaataactttatttttgtacacattaaaaatatgttcatttttagctatgataatacaaaagaaatatatcaaaaaaacaaGCACCTGTTATATATCGATACCGAAGAAACTATAAAAGCGTGCAAATTTATGAATGACGCTTTAAAACAGTTAGAACATCATGCTACAAGTAAAGGCTATACAATTTGTGGCGGAATTCCTTCTGAGAATAaagttttttataaaaaaaaacatcgaGGTCATACAAAAATTCTAAAAGCTGAATATCTAATTTATGATCCGAATCAAGTATCAATTAACGAACAACATAAAAAGTTATAAACcaaattgaaattaaaaaattattataatttatatatttctctttgcttccattagtataatgaactattaaacaaaatatgGAATCCCGATAGTGAcctatatttaaataattacgctgttaaaagtatacaaaacataaataattagtcgaattaacatattattgttactatttattcTCTCCCACATCTTCAAAATCatgatattttaattatatctatgcaattttataatattttttttagaaaaaattgtCCGTGTGTACAGTCCAAATTTAGTAATGATACAACAACGTTGCAAAAAACACCCGTGGTCTCTtcgtaaatatttttatgctttaGCTGCAAAATTTAAAGTAAGCAAAACTTTCTTCTTCTATTTCGTTATAAATCGTAATTATCATATTATTCAAATacacttttattaattttgtagataTCAGAAAACAAAGCTATAGTTGTCATGGCTTCAGCAAATATAATTGATCACAAccgtaaaaataaaaaatattttgaaaacaaAATGGTAAAAAGTGCAAATTTATTCCAAGCTGAAATTGATTCTGAAGATGATATtagaaatggaaaaataaaaaaagcgTTTGTTAACTTAATTGGATACATTGTTGAAAAAAGAAAGGaccatatttatatcatctaTATCGAATCTATGACCAGTATACagattttaataataatttatttcaacaattgttaaaaaaatatggtttTAAATAagtgtaaatatttataatttgcaacaaatttaaacattttatatattcatccatttatgttttttttcttaggTTGATGAACATGGTtccatttaataaaaatgcatTGTCGAAAACCTTTAGATTATTTCTCACTtcataaataaacatatatttttcatcacCATAACACTAGAAgatttatgttaataaaaatatttatttccatGCATAATATCCGCTTTAAATTACCGtcataaaacatatttttccGTTTTGAAaaagtttatatatttttttttgtcttttaatattataatgcatctatatgtattaattttttgaataatacaaataaaactGTTATTACTTATGAAGATcttttatttaatacttatcacctttttttgtttacaaaCATGGACATCATCTATAAACTAAAATTTGGGGGGATATCCCATATATTTAAACGATTATTTATTCCAAATACTATCATcacttattatttatttgtaagtGATATTTGATCTTAATACCATTATTGTAATTGAATTAATGAAGTGATCAGAATGATTCAATGCAAATCTTACGTTATACGTAATAACTTTTTATATTGCTATTTAAAGCATATTgccaatatattttatacacatatatatggaCATTATAATAAACCAACTAAAACACTCTTTGCTTTAAAAAACTATTTCATATCcattaatagaaaaaataaaatataacataaatggagaataaaaataagcagtttcgttaaataaaaatattcataacatgaccattttatgatatatataattcaatataaccctaaacctttaaaacaattccttaaactaataaatattataaaattattcaaattaaatgcaatataacacttaacccgaatatgggttctaTAAACACAAACTCAACcctgacccacaacataaaaactatataaaaattgtgcaAAAACAGTACAAAAATACATACTATACATatgtaaaattatattttattgattatCTTCAAAAATAGACACTTCCTTAACACATaacaatcattattactattcctgaaatagtcactactcttcgaataatatattaatgatccattttctttacttttttagcttttctcttaaatgttgtttttgagctCTTTTCCGTAATACAAATAACGaaaactaatataaaatgttaagaagtgtacgatttttttgttaacgtttgcatatatttaatgaaaataatttttaaatttcttattatttaccttataaaaaattcccAAAAAGATTGTTATTGCACTGAATATTGATAAAGCtagaattaatttttttactatcGACAAGCTTGATGATGTAACATCAGAACTTTGTAAGTGATTTTGTGTTATTTTTATCGATGGAAACGATGGAATATCCCCGCAATTAATACCAGTATAGtcctttttaaaattttcataatcagttgataaaGTAGACCATACTTTACTATATGAACTGTCTCCACTAATGCTAGAATTTCTATTAAGTTCATTAAATTTGCCAACAATGTTATTTGCATATCCCAAATATTCCTTGCAATCTAGCTTGTCTTCTTTAGATTCAGTAGGtattttacataataatttaaatgcttcataaaatttagatatatcttCAAAATTAATGTTCAAcaaatccatatttttaaatatggcatccttaaaattattatatcccGTGTTTTCTTTTAATGTACTACTACAATCTTTACCATTATCTTTACAATTGATATAATTCTcatcattttctatataattagtatacaaattatttagGTTGGTTTTGTCATCTTTATTTAGGTTTAACTTATGatttaaccatatcataatgtatataataaatgctTTAAACTGTTCATTACTTAATTCATCAAACCTATAagcaatatttttattgaacAACCATAAGCATGcagcatttattttatcgagTTCAGTAATGCATTCATTGTATGTTGAATCCCCTTTAGGGCAGTAATCCCTAATACCTGCTATATGATGAATATCATATTCTTCAGAACTGTTTAATTCATCGGGATAATGTTCAAATACTATAGAAAACCTATTACACTAAGA
This genomic interval carries:
- a CDS encoding fam-a protein, coding for MNIFFVQIVLFLLIISLCVNKNTLATELIPKKDKKHKSNKFTKHKPKKNKKCYPTYDNTKEIYQKNKHLLYIDTEETIKACKFMNDALKQLEHHATSKGYTICGGIPSENKVFYKKKHRGHTKILKAEYLIYDPNQYNELLNKIWNPDSDLYLNNYAVKKKIVRVYSPNLVMIQQRCKKHPWSLRKYFYALAAKFKISENKAIVVMASANIIDHNRKNKKYFENKMVKSANLFQAEIDSEDDIRNGKIKKAFVNLIGYIVDEHGSI
- a CDS encoding PIR protein; the protein is MDYDLCNRFSIVFEHYPDELNSSEEYDIHHIAGIRDYCPKGDSTYNECITELDKINAACLWLFNKNIAYRFDELSNEQFKAFIIYIMIWLNHKLNLNKDDKTNLNNLYTNYIENDENYINCKDNGKDCSSTLKENTGYNNFKDAIFKNMDLLNINFEDISKFYEAFKLLCKIPTESKEDKLDCKEYLGYANNIVGKFNELNRNSSISGDSSYSKVWSTLSTDYENFKKDYTGINCGDIPSFPSIKITQNHLQSSDVTSSSLSIVKKLILALSIFSAITIFLGIFYKFSLFVLRKRAQKQHLREKLKK
- a CDS encoding fam-a protein — encoded protein: MNKFYIQIVFFLLIIPLYVNNKTLATELSPKKDTKHKSKKNKKRYTYDNTQEIYEKNKHLLYTDIKETKNACKVMKEALRQLEYHVTNTVDYGLYNIYYTDYMLFDDIKYQYNTNVEKKQYIVDNPNKYNKIINKYWNPDHANLFNDDNVKRKIVRVYNPNLVIIQQRSKTWPWSRQKYFYAIAAKFKISENKIIIVMSSANINDNNCKNKRNFENIIVKNANLFEANIDSEDDIRNGKLKKIFVNLSGHIIEKKTDRIYVGEHGSI